The DNA segment AAAGATACTACAAAACAGTTTTATGTTCATGAAAAACCAACTGTTGATTTTAACTTTAATCCACAGTACGGAGTTGCTCCGTTAGGTGTCAGCTTTGACAATCTCACAAGCGGAGGCGACTCGTATTCGTGGAATTTCGGCGATGGCAGCACATCCTCACTGCCGGAACCTTCGCATACTTATACTTCAAATTCAATTTATACAATAACGTTATATTCTTCAACAGGATTTGGATGCATTGATTCCGTAAAAAAAGAAATAAAAGTCATGCATTCATCACTTGATATTGCCGTAATAGGTTTACGCAAAACAATTCAGAACAACAACATTAATCTCACCGTTGATTTAACTAATGTGGGAACAAGAACAATTAAAAACGCCATTTTGTCTGCCAATATTGATGCCGGTTCCAGCATTATTGAAAACTGGAGTGGTAATCTGGCATCAGGGCAAGTTATATCATATAAATTTAGTTCCTCATTCAAATACAATCAGGATAACATTTCTAAATATATTTGCGTGGAAGCAGATGAACCTAACGGACTAACGGATGATGACATGAGTAATAACCGGTTTTGCATTGCCCTTACTGAAGAGTTTTCCGTAACTGATTTGTTTCCTAATCCTGCAGATAATGAAGTAAACTTCGGATTTATTGTTCCTGCCGCTGAAAATGTGAAGATAATTCTTTACAATGCTATCGGTGAAAAAATAACAGAAATTTTCAACGATGATGCTAATAAAGGATTTAATTCAATAAAAATAAACACAGCTTCATTAAACAATGGAATGTATGTTGTAAGAGTTACATATAAGAGCAGAACAATAGTGAAGAGTTTTATAAAAAATTAAAGAACATCCTTAAATAACTTATAAGAAAGCAAAATCTTTTTCTATTTCCATTTACTTAAAAAATCTTTTAAATGAATATGCATTATTCCATTAATATTTTTTGGTGCAAACTCATCAAGGGAAACAACTATTTTAGGATAATTGTCTTTAATTTCAAGTAAGTTACCGAATTCTCTTTGTTTTACTTTTTCGTCGGGAATTAAATAACATGCTTGTATATATAGTTTGTTCCCATTCTTTTCACAAACAAAATCAATTTCTTTTTCTCCGGTTTTTCCGACCATAACAATATATCCATTTATCTTATACATATTCCGATGAAACTTATAAAATAGTATAAACTACTAACAAAAAAAATCAACCATAAAACTGTAAACTTCAAACTGATTTTCTTTTGTGTTTTAAAAAAAAACGATTAGGTTTGCATTTGATTTAAAATCGAAAAAGAGTGTATGCATTTAATTATATAGGTAGGTACTTTATTTTGTTAAGCCATGTCTTTGTACGTCCCGAAAAACGTTCGATATACTGGAAACAGATAATAAGAGAAATTGATGTTTTAGGATTGGACTCGCTTGGTATTACTCTTATAATTTCTATTTTCGTTGGTGCAGTAATTACAATACAAACTGCTTCAAACATTGATAATCCTCTTTATCCTACTTATCTTGTAGGTTATGCTTCACGAGAATCAATAATTCTCGAATTTTCTCCGACAATAGTAAGCTTGATACTTGCAGGAAAAGTAGGTTCGCGAATTGCATCGGAAATAGGCACAATGAGAATTACCGAACAAATTGATGCACTTGAAATGATGGGTGTAAATTCCGCAGGATATCTTATATTACCAAAAATCATAGCTTCGGTTTTTATCAATCCTTTTCTTGTTATCATAAGTATGTTTATAAGCATTTGGGGTGGATGGGTTGCAAGCGTTGCAACAGGTTTGATAACATCAACAAATTACATTTACGGAATACAGTTCGGATTCAGACCTTTTACCGTTACTTATGCTTTAATAAAAACCATTGTATTTGCTTTTATTATAACCACTGTTTCTTCCAACGAGGGCTATTACACAAAAGGAAGCTCGCTTGATGTCGGTCGTGCAAGCACGCGTGCCGTCGTTTATTCAAGCATTGTGATTTTGTTATTTAACCTTATATTAACACAATTACTGTTGATATGATTGAAGTAAAAAACATATCAAAATCTTTCGGAGAAAAAAAAGTCATCAAAGATTTTTCTGTAAACTTTGAAAGAGGCAAAACGAACCTGATTATCGGTCAGAGTGGTTCGGGCAAGACCGTTCTATTAAAAGCAATTGTAGGCATACACGAAATTGATTCCGGACAAATAATATACGACGGTAGGATTTACAATGAGATGGGTGTTGTTGAAAAAAAGAAGATAAGAAAAGAAATAGGAATGCTTTTTCAGGGCGGTGCTTTGTTTGATTATATGACAGTTGAAGAAAATGTAAAATTCCCTTTGGATATGTTTAGTGAAATGCAGGAAGAAGAAAAAATTGAAAGGGTTAATTTTTGCCTAAATAGAGTTGATTTGACAAATTCCAATAAGCTTTTTCCTTCCGAATTAAGCGGAGGAATGAAGAAAAGAGCTGCTATTGCACGCGCTATTTCGGTAAATCCCAAATATTTATTTTGCGATGAGCCCAATTCTGGATTAGACCCCAAAACATCTATAGTCATTGATAATCTTATTCGCGAACTAACAGTGGAATTTCAAACAATAACAATCATCAACACACACGACATGAACTCAGTTGTTGAAATTGGCGATAAAGTAACTTTTATTCTTAAAGGACAAAAGTGGTGGGAAGGAGATAGAAACGATATTTTATATTCAGACAATGCTGAACTGAATGAATTTGTTTATGCAACCGAACTCATGAAAAAACTCAAAAGCACAAAAGCAAAACGTTCGAATTGATTTCCCGCTCTCTTAAAAAACTTCCACTAATTCTTTTTCCAATACTACTTTCTTTCTCAAAAGAATATTATTTTCAAACTCGGAAATTGTTGATTTGAATGAAGGAATCTTGTTTATTTCAACTTTCGATTGCTTGATATGTCCGAGATTAATAAAAAGATATAAAAGCGGGTCATATAAATTTCCACTAAATCTTCTAAGAACAGACGATGTAGAGTAAAATTTCTTTTTTGTAATGATTTTTCCTATTTGCAAATCAATTGGCGACATATTTTTCGGAGTAAAAACCACAGTGTTGTGGTCGTAGTGTTGCCAGTCGTCTGTTAACAAACGTCCTCCTTCTTTAAATTCGTTAAAAGTTTTAGTGCCTGGATAAGGTGTCAGAACATTAAATGAAACGCTGTTTACTTTATTTCTGATTAAGAATTTAAGAGTATCATCAAAAGTATTTTTTGTATCGCTGTCAAACCCGAAAATCATTGATGCATGAATTAAAATTTTCATTTTCTTGATTTTTTTAATTGCTGTTTCCAGCTCCTCGACATCGTTGTATGATTTTTTTAAATTTTTCAACTGATAATCAGATACGCTTTCCAATCCCATGAAGAGCACTCTACAGCCGCTATCTGCAGCAAGTTGCATGAGTTCTTCATCTTTTGCAAATGACACCGATGATTGTCCCACCCATTGTATTTTAAGTGGTTTTATTGCTTTAAATAATTCTTTGGCATACTTCGGTTGCCCTATAATATTGTCATCAAGGAAAATAAATTTTTTTGATTTTGAACTTTTAATATCTCTCACAATATTTTCAATCGGAACATGTCTTATTTCTTTACCGAAAATATTTGAAACGCAACAGAAATCGCAACTATATGGGCATCCCCTTGTAGTCATCAGGGGAATAATGTTGAAAATTTTTCTTGATTTTAGCCGCGCAAAATTTTTCGGAATATATGTGCTTATGTCAGGGTTGGGGACATGATATTTTTTTTGCAATTTATTATTTCGAAAATCTTCAAGCAGTTGTTTCCAGACACCTTCGGCTTCTCCTATAACAACACTGTCGGCATATTGCAATGCCTCATCGGGTAAAATTGTAGGATGAACTCCTCCCAAAACCACCGTCTTTCCTCTTTTTCGGAATTCTTGTGCCAGATAATATGCTCTGTTTGCATTTGAAGTCATGCAGCTTATACCAACTAAGTCGCAATCTTCATCAATATTTATCTCTTTTGATTCTTCTTCAATAATTTTTACTTCATGTTCTTTTGGTGTTAAACCTTCTATGATGAATAAAGCTAATTGAGGCATCATAAGGTTTTTGCTTGTCTTTTGTGTAACATTTCGAAGTGGTGAAATTAATAGTATTTTCATGCAAAAAATATTAGTTAAGAATAAGTTTTAAAAATATTCCGCAGAGACCTAAGAAATCAAGATTTTTTTTTAATTTTACAGGAAGTCAAAGTGAATACAATTTTTTAATATTAAACAAAGATAATGATAATTTTGATACTTAAATGTATTTATTTTGTATTTTTTATCCTAACATCAGAAAAAGCTGATTTAATTGAAATATAAATACTTTTAATCGGACATTTTGGTAATAACAAAAATACTATGATAAGCATAAAAAGAATTCTATTCCTGATTTTAAATATGATTTTCGTTGAAATTTTATTTGCACAGCAATTCAGATTGGCTGCTCCTGCGTTGTTCGCAAATGTTTATATTGATTCCAAGAATAATTTATTTATTAAAAATTCTGATGGCGGCATTAGTTATTTAAAACATGAACCGGTAAAATATTCTTTGAAAAAATTTCAGAATTGCCTTATTGATACTGACAAAGGTTTGAACTTTGATATTAAGGATACAAACTTTAATGGATTGCTATTTCTCGGATTTTACACAAAAAACAAATATTCCAAAGTTGAATATTTTTCAAAAAAACATAAAATAACAAAAGGAAAATCATTCATTGATATTAAAAATTTATTTGTAGAATATGATAGTTTAATTAAATCTAAAAACCTTATGATAAATTCAGTTTACAAAATAGTTAAAACTGATGGAACTGCAATTTATGAAGGTAAAATAAATATTAAAAAAGAAAGCCCATTTGCTGATGAGTATTACATTGTGAGCGGACCTTATGTTAACTGTGTTACATATTCTACTTCTACAATTTCATTTGAAACTAATAAAGAAATTGCGACGAATGTTGTTGTAAATAACAAAACATATAAAGATACTAAGATTTGTTTTCATCACGAATTTGAAATTAAAGATTTAATGCCCGATTCAACTTATGAATACAAAATTCAATACAGCGGAAATTCCGAAACTTATAATTTCAGGACAGCATTAATGAAAGGAGCGGACAAACCTTTTGTTTTTGCTTATGTTAGCGACAGCAGAGCCAATAATTCTTCGAAAGAAAAAAATATATATGGAACAAATGCATCAATGGTGAATAAAATAATGAATACAGCGACTGCTCAAAATGCTGCATTTGTTCAATTTTCAGGCGATTTAATTGATGGATACTCCGATAATATTGATGATTTTATTTTTCAGCTTACAAATTTCAAATTAGCAACCGAACCGTTTTCGCATTTTATACCTTTATACACAACCATGGGCAATCACGAATCAGTTTATTTTAATTTTGATAACAATATCAGAGTGCCTAAATTTCCAATAATGAGCCAATCGGCAGAAGTTAATTTTGCAAAAGTTTTTGTTAATCCCGAAAACGGACCCATTAGTGAAGATAACAGCAAATACGATATTGACAAAGTTGAATATAATTTTCCGCCATACAGAGAAAATGTTTATTATTATATATATGGCAATACTGCCATGATTGTTTTGAATTCTGACTATTGGTATTCACCGTCGAAAACGAATAATGAAATATATATAGACGGCAACATTCATGGTTATATTATGGATAATCAATTTGAGTGGCTTAAAAGCATCATTCATGTTTTTGAAAAAGATTCAGCAATAAAAAATATTTTCGTAACAATGCATACACCAATTTTTCCTAATGGAGTTCATTTGTCAGATGCAATGTGGTATAACGGAGATAATAAATTCCGTCCTTCTGTTGCCGGCAAGAATGCCGATAAAGGTATTATTGAAAGAAGAGATGAGCTTCTTGATATTATATGTAATAAAAGTACTAAAACTATTGCAATACTTACCGGTGACGAACACAATTATTGCAGAACATTTGTTGATACAATAATTCCGATGTATCCCGAAAATTATAAAGGAGAAAAAATAAAGTTAAAAAGGCATATATGGCAGATAAATAATGGTAGCGGCGGTGCGCCCTTTCACAATGAGGGGAAACCAATATGGTCTTCTTATATTAAAAAATTTGCTGCTGAAAATACGCTTGTATTTTTTTATATAAATGGTAAAAAAGTAAAATTGCAGGCAATCAACCCCGAAACACTTGAAGTGATTGATGACGCTGTCTTGAGATAGGTTTGTGGTTTAAATGTTTGTCGTTGTTGCTGCGAACTCCATTAATTTTGCTTAAAGCCGAGAAAAATAATTGTTAATAACATTTATTATTGAACTTTATATAACTACAAACCACAAACTTGTCGCTTACTGCCGGTATTTAAAACTTTTCATTAAATTATGTAACAAATAATCTTCTTATATAGTATAATGCTTTTATTAATTATTATTTGAAATTTATTTTTAAATTTGCACCCTTAATATTTGTATATCTACAACAAATTATAAAAATGCGAAAGAAAACATTCCTTGTAAGTAATTTATTTTTTTTCATAATCATATTGACATTATCATCATGTACCCCTCTTAAAAGAATGAATTATTTGCAGGATAAGGAATCCTCGAAAGATAAAGAAGAAAAAAATAACAAAACAAATTACAAATACAAATTACAATCCAGAGATATAATATATATTAAGGTATTAAGTGTTGATGATAAGTTAAGCAAATTCTTTAATGTTGAAGATAATTCAAATATGTATTCCTCAAATATGGGCGTTTATGTAAATAGTTTTTCGGTGAATGATTCCGGATATATTGAATTGCCTATAGCAGGGAAAATTTCCGTTAAAGGATTTACATTGGAAGAAGCAAGAAGTATTGTGCAGAAGTCAATAAATGAATATTTGAATCAGGCAACCGTCATTCTCAAATTAGTTAATTTCAATATTTCGGTTTTAGGTGAAGTAACAAGACCGGGAAATTTCTTAATCATGGATGAAAAAGTAAATATTTTTCAGGTGCTCGGAATGGCAGGAGATTTAAGTATATATGGAGACAGAGAAAAAGTAATGTTGATAAGAACCACAAATGAAGGCACTAATACATATTATATAGACCTTACAGATAAAAATATTATTAATTCGGAATTTTTCTATTTAATGCCGAATGATGTTATATATGTTTCCACATTGAAAACCAAACCATGGGGTTTTGGGACTTTTCCTTTCGGAACCATATTGTCAGCAGTTACGACATTCCTTCTAATTTTAAATTTCATGAAAGTAAAATAAATAATAGAGTGAATAATAATCAAAAAGAAAAAGCATTACTTCAGGAAGAAAAAGTAGATTTAAGACCTTTCTTCATTACAATTTTCAGGTTTTGGTATTTTTTTGTATTATCTATCTTAATTGCTTTAAGCGCTTCATATATTTTTAATAAATACAGCAAGAGCATATATAGGGGAAGTGCAGCGGTATTAATTTCTGATGATAAAAAAAATCCTTCTATAAATACAGGCTCCTTTTTTGAGGGAATGAACCTGTTCAGCAAGCAAAAGAACATAGAAAATGAAATTGGAATTTTACAATCATATAGTTTGATAAATAGCACTATTAAAGAATTGAATTTAAGTGTTTCATATTATTACAGAAAAGATTTCAATGATGTTGAATTGTATAAAAATTCACCATTCAAAGTAATTTTCGATACTGCGGAATTGCAAACTATAAATACAAAATTTTATATAACTTTTTTAAATAACAATAAGTTCCGAATTGAAGCAAGTACTGATAAAAAAACGAATACATACAATTTTCAAAATAATAAATCAGAACAATTTGATGATAAATTTAAACTTCATGGAATTTATAGTTACGGGGAAATAATTAAAGGTAAATATTATAATTTTAAAATCCTTCCATCAAAAAGTTTCAGCAATGTTAATTTTGATGAAAAATATTCCTTTACATTCAATTCTACTGATGCTCTTACTGTGAAATTTATGAAAGCTATTCAAATAAAAAAAATCAATAAAGATGCGTCAATAATTAATATTGTTCTGGAAGATTATAATACAAATAAAATAGTAGATTTATTAAATAAACTCACTGAAGTTTATTTAACAAAAAATCTTGAAGACAAAAACATAATTGCTATCAGAACAATTGATTTTATTGACAATCAGCTTTCGGAAATTACCGATTCGCTTTCATATACAGAAAATAAACTTCAAAATTTCAGAGTTGAAAATAAGGTTATGGATGTTTCTTTTCAGGCACAAAAAGTATTTGAAAAATTGCAAGGATTGGAAAATGAAAGAGCTATTCTTATTGTGAAAAGTAAATATTATAAATATCTGAAAGATTATATTGAAAGTAATAAAAACATTAAAGAAATCATTTCACCTTCAGCAATAGGCATTGAGGACGTTGTATTAAACAACCTGTTGATGGAATTGATAAAATTATATGGCGAAAAAGTTAGCGTTAATTATTCTACCAAGCAGAAAAATCCTTATTCTAATACAATGAATCTTGAAATTGAAAACATAAAAAATAATATAATTGAAAACTTGCAGAATTCGATTAATTCAACTGAAATTGCAAAGAGTAGCATTGACAGCAGAATGGAATTGATTGAAGCGGAAATCAATAAATTGCCTGAAACAGAAAGAAAACTTGTAAGCATTGAGAGAAAATTCAAGTTGAATGACGCAATATATACGTATTTGTTGCAAAAACGTGCTGAAGCTGCCATTGCCAAAGCATCAAATGTTCCGGACAATAAAGTAGTTGATGAAGCAAGAATTACCGGAAAAATTTTTCCGAAAGATAAGATGAACTATATAATTGCTTTGTTTTTAGGATTAGGATTACCATTCATGATATTTTTCTTTATTTCTTATTTTAATGTAAAAATAATTGACAGGAAACAAATTGAAAATGTTACCGATAAACCTATTTTGGGAATGGTGATTCACAGCAACAGCAAAAGCCCGATAGTAGTGCTTGATTCACCAAAATCAAGAATCTCCGAATCTATAAGATGCATTCGCACTAACCTGCAATTTATTTCAAAAGATAATGAAAAACAAACATTGCTTGTAACTTCTTCTTTAAGCGGTGAAGGAAAAACTTTTTGCTCAATTAATCTCGCATCAATCTTTGCATTGATAGAAAAGAGAACTCTTTTGATTGGTTTTGACCTACGAAAACCGCGTTTATATACAGAACTTGGCTTAAACAACAATGTCGGCATAAGCAATTATCTTATTAACCGTTCAGAATTGGAAGAAATAATTCAGAAAACACAACTGCCTAATCTGGATGTAATAACAGCAGGACTCATACCACCAAATCCTTCTGAATTAATCGCATCGGAAAGAACAAAACAATTATTCAGTAAGCTTAAAGAAATATACGATTATATTATTATCGACACACCGCCTGTAGGTCTAATAACTGATGCCTATCTATTAACCAAATATTCTGATGTAAATCTTTTTATTGTAAGGCATAACCAAACCAATAAAAATGTTTTTGAGTCGGTATTTAAAGAATTTGAAAATACACATGCAAATAATATCGGAATAATTGTTAATGATATAAATGTTGATAAACGCGTTTATGGTTACGGGTACAGGTATGCATACGGCTATGGCTATGGATACAATTTTAATTACAATAAAGGTTATGGCTATTACGATGATTTGAAAAAGAAAAATGGGGAAAAAGTAAAGAATTTCTTTTTTAAAAAACTTTTTGGTGCTTAGATTTTTTAATATGATGAATAATTGCCCGAATGGCGGAACTGGTAGACGCGCTGGTCTCAAAAACCAGTGAGGTTACACTCGTGCCGGTTCGATTCCGGCTTCGGGTACTTTTTTAAGCTAAAATCCCTTATTCTATGAGGGATTTTGTTTTTTATGGGGGCTAATAAGGGGCAAATTTGATTAATTCACATAACATTTAAACCAATTTGCTATTTTAAATTTATTGTTGAATATTAATACTTTTATAACGATGCTCATAAATATGTTTGTTTATTATTTACGAAAAAATCCAAAGTTATTGTCAATTAATATTTTTCTGTCAAGGAAAGAATTGAATTCTTCGCAAGATGTTTCACTAATCAGCAAACACGAATAGCAAGCTGCGTAATTAAGTCCTCCAACTCCTTGTCCATCGCTTTCATAACAAATCGGGTCGCTGCTACAATCTCTGGCTCTCAACAATGCAGAAGATAAAATCTTTGAAAAGTTTTCGCTGTCTGCTTGCTTAATCAATCCTCCAAAACTTCCTTCGCTTCCTGCAATGGTGTATATCAAAAGTCCGTTCATTGTGTCGCTGTCGCAATAGATTCTTTCCGAAACAGAAGAAGAAGAATAGCCACAAAGAAATTCCAATTCCTTAATTATTAAGTGAGAGAAGCTGTGTATCAAAACTGTCTTTGCTAAATGAATTGTGTTTGCAAATTTGTCTTTACTTATCATTTCATTTTGCTGCACTCGCTGATAAAGCGAAATAATTTCTGCTTTTGACTTTTCGTTTTTCATAAAAGTGGTAATAAAAGAATTCATTCTATCATCGTTCCACTTAATGAAAATTCCCTCGCCAAAGTTTTCTACACCCATCAAATACTCTGTCTCGTTTGGTTTGGCAATGGTGAACTTTGCTTTCAACGGAATGTCTTTGTTGTCAAAGCGAATGAATTTATCTTTGCTATTTGAAAATGTATCTCTGTCCATTGGGCTTAACCTTGTGTAGCCAGTTTGAACAGAAGTAAGTTTCAGCCGTTTGATTTTTATGATTTTGTCAAAGCCAAAATTTTTCAATTCATCATTTAGTGGAATGTCTTCAAGGATTAAATCCTTTTCCACTGATTCAAAGTTTCTTGTGTTAAGCAAATATTGATACTCGTTGAGTAAATAGTGATATTCATTTTTGCGAAAATCATTCTCACTTAAATAAACTCCTTCGCCTAAAACTTGCTGAACATTTTTCAAAGCAATTTTTGTAACTGCCGCAATCTGCTCTGCTGAATTACCTGTCGTGCTTAATAATCGGATAGTGGCTTTTTGGTCGTGTGATAGTTTTATTTCAGGTTGGGGAATGAACAAACTGTTCATCACAATCGGATAGTAAATACTGTTGCTTGTTCTGATTAATGGTTTGAAGAAAATAGGATAAGTTTTCTGTTGGCTGTCAGTGATGTTTCCCTTCTTTCTCCGAAGATTGAAGAAACCAGCAAGCGTTTTCTTTCTATTGCAACTTTCACACTGAATTGTGATTCCAGCTAAGTCAGATAGTTTTGTTGAACGGATGTATTTCAGCGAAACATCATTTGGATTCGGACAACAAGTTTCTTGCCCTAAGACGTATCTTCCGCTTTCAAGCCCTTCGGTATCTTCATCGGTGTTATTTGCTCCTAATCGTTCTGCTGTAATCCATTTTGTCCAATCAATATCTTTTATCTCACCATCAGGAGAGACAAAAACAAAACGGACTTGCTCCAACTTGTGAAATTTTCTTTTCGGTTTTCCTGTCAGCAAATTATCCTTGTAACAGCAAAAACAATTTGGTCTGCCTGAAAGTTTGGTGTCATAAATAAATCGTTCTCTTATTCTGTCGGGGTTGTTTAATCCTTCATCATTTCTCAATACATCTTGCCAACCATTCCACCAATCAGCAATGGGTTTAAATCTTTCGCATGTCTCACAAAAAAACCAATTCGGAAAATATTCTGCTCTGCCAACTTGATTTTCTTTTGCTGGCATTAACCTATTGTCCTCGTTCTGTGCATTTGGTGGAACTTGAATTAACCTTTGAAGATTCTGAAAATCCCTGTGCCTCTCAAACGATTCAACAATCTTGGTTCTTTTATTTCAAAAATGTAGTTGCCATCATCGTCAGTCAGTAAGTAGTTACTCGGATTGTTTGAATTGAAAAACCACCAGTGATTTATGTCCATCACTTTATAAGCACCAACGGGACTTTCAATAATTGCCTGAACTCCCGATGTTGCTGTAACTGCTTTTCGTGTCTGTGTATGTATGAAGCGTTTCACTGTTCGCTGTGTGTTTCCTTTCTTGAAAAATTTTGCCATAGTTAATTTGTTGCCAAGTCGTTTATTCTGTAATAAGTTTCTGT comes from the Bacteroidales bacterium genome and includes:
- a CDS encoding radical SAM protein, producing MKILLISPLRNVTQKTSKNLMMPQLALFIIEGLTPKEHEVKIIEEESKEINIDEDCDLVGISCMTSNANRAYYLAQEFRKRGKTVVLGGVHPTILPDEALQYADSVVIGEAEGVWKQLLEDFRNNKLQKKYHVPNPDISTYIPKNFARLKSRKIFNIIPLMTTRGCPYSCDFCCVSNIFGKEIRHVPIENIVRDIKSSKSKKFIFLDDNIIGQPKYAKELFKAIKPLKIQWVGQSSVSFAKDEELMQLAADSGCRVLFMGLESVSDYQLKNLKKSYNDVEELETAIKKIKKMKILIHASMIFGFDSDTKNTFDDTLKFLIRNKVNSVSFNVLTPYPGTKTFNEFKEGGRLLTDDWQHYDHNTVVFTPKNMSPIDLQIGKIITKKKFYSTSSVLRRFSGNLYDPLLYLFINLGHIKQSKVEINKIPSFKSTISEFENNILLRKKVVLEKELVEVF
- a CDS encoding polysaccharide biosynthesis/export family protein, whose product is MRKKTFLVSNLFFFIIILTLSSCTPLKRMNYLQDKESSKDKEEKNNKTNYKYKLQSRDIIYIKVLSVDDKLSKFFNVEDNSNMYSSNMGVYVNSFSVNDSGYIELPIAGKISVKGFTLEEARSIVQKSINEYLNQATVILKLVNFNISVLGEVTRPGNFLIMDEKVNIFQVLGMAGDLSIYGDREKVMLIRTTNEGTNTYYIDLTDKNIINSEFFYLMPNDVIYVSTLKTKPWGFGTFPFGTILSAVTTFLLILNFMKVK
- a CDS encoding metallophosphoesterase family protein, whose product is MISIKRILFLILNMIFVEILFAQQFRLAAPALFANVYIDSKNNLFIKNSDGGISYLKHEPVKYSLKKFQNCLIDTDKGLNFDIKDTNFNGLLFLGFYTKNKYSKVEYFSKKHKITKGKSFIDIKNLFVEYDSLIKSKNLMINSVYKIVKTDGTAIYEGKINIKKESPFADEYYIVSGPYVNCVTYSTSTISFETNKEIATNVVVNNKTYKDTKICFHHEFEIKDLMPDSTYEYKIQYSGNSETYNFRTALMKGADKPFVFAYVSDSRANNSSKEKNIYGTNASMVNKIMNTATAQNAAFVQFSGDLIDGYSDNIDDFIFQLTNFKLATEPFSHFIPLYTTMGNHESVYFNFDNNIRVPKFPIMSQSAEVNFAKVFVNPENGPISEDNSKYDIDKVEYNFPPYRENVYYYIYGNTAMIVLNSDYWYSPSKTNNEIYIDGNIHGYIMDNQFEWLKSIIHVFEKDSAIKNIFVTMHTPIFPNGVHLSDAMWYNGDNKFRPSVAGKNADKGIIERRDELLDIICNKSTKTIAILTGDEHNYCRTFVDTIIPMYPENYKGEKIKLKRHIWQINNGSGGAPFHNEGKPIWSSYIKKFAAENTLVFFYINGKKVKLQAINPETLEVIDDAVLR
- a CDS encoding DUF1998 domain-containing protein → MPAKENQVGRAEYFPNWFFCETCERFKPIADWWNGWQDVLRNDEGLNNPDRIRERFIYDTKLSGRPNCFCCYKDNLLTGKPKRKFHKLEQVRFVFVSPDGEIKDIDWTKWITAERLGANNTDEDTEGLESGRYVLGQETCCPNPNDVSLKYIRSTKLSDLAGITIQCESCNRKKTLAGFFNLRRKKGNITDSQQKTYPIFFKPLIRTSNSIYYPIVMNSLFIPQPEIKLSHDQKATIRLLSTTGNSAEQIAAVTKIALKNVQQVLGEGVYLSENDFRKNEYHYLLNEYQYLLNTRNFESVEKDLILEDIPLNDELKNFGFDKIIKIKRLKLTSVQTGYTRLSPMDRDTFSNSKDKFIRFDNKDIPLKAKFTIAKPNETEYLMGVENFGEGIFIKWNDDRMNSFITTFMKNEKSKAEIISLYQRVQQNEMISKDKFANTIHLAKTVLIHSFSHLIIKELEFLCGYSSSSVSERIYCDSDTMNGLLIYTIAGSEGSFGGLIKQADSENFSKILSSALLRARDCSSDPICYESDGQGVGGLNYAACYSCLLISETSCEEFNSFLDRKILIDNNFGFFRK
- a CDS encoding ATP-binding cassette domain-containing protein; translation: MIEVKNISKSFGEKKVIKDFSVNFERGKTNLIIGQSGSGKTVLLKAIVGIHEIDSGQIIYDGRIYNEMGVVEKKKIRKEIGMLFQGGALFDYMTVEENVKFPLDMFSEMQEEEKIERVNFCLNRVDLTNSNKLFPSELSGGMKKRAAIARAISVNPKYLFCDEPNSGLDPKTSIVIDNLIRELTVEFQTITIINTHDMNSVVEIGDKVTFILKGQKWWEGDRNDILYSDNAELNEFVYATELMKKLKSTKAKRSN
- a CDS encoding ABC transporter permease; this translates as MYAFNYIGRYFILLSHVFVRPEKRSIYWKQIIREIDVLGLDSLGITLIISIFVGAVITIQTASNIDNPLYPTYLVGYASRESIILEFSPTIVSLILAGKVGSRIASEIGTMRITEQIDALEMMGVNSAGYLILPKIIASVFINPFLVIISMFISIWGGWVASVATGLITSTNYIYGIQFGFRPFTVTYALIKTIVFAFIITTVSSNEGYYTKGSSLDVGRASTRAVVYSSIVILLFNLILTQLLLI
- a CDS encoding polysaccharide biosynthesis tyrosine autokinase, yielding MNNNQKEKALLQEEKVDLRPFFITIFRFWYFFVLSILIALSASYIFNKYSKSIYRGSAAVLISDDKKNPSINTGSFFEGMNLFSKQKNIENEIGILQSYSLINSTIKELNLSVSYYYRKDFNDVELYKNSPFKVIFDTAELQTINTKFYITFLNNNKFRIEASTDKKTNTYNFQNNKSEQFDDKFKLHGIYSYGEIIKGKYYNFKILPSKSFSNVNFDEKYSFTFNSTDALTVKFMKAIQIKKINKDASIINIVLEDYNTNKIVDLLNKLTEVYLTKNLEDKNIIAIRTIDFIDNQLSEITDSLSYTENKLQNFRVENKVMDVSFQAQKVFEKLQGLENERAILIVKSKYYKYLKDYIESNKNIKEIISPSAIGIEDVVLNNLLMELIKLYGEKVSVNYSTKQKNPYSNTMNLEIENIKNNIIENLQNSINSTEIAKSSIDSRMELIEAEINKLPETERKLVSIERKFKLNDAIYTYLLQKRAEAAIAKASNVPDNKVVDEARITGKIFPKDKMNYIIALFLGLGLPFMIFFFISYFNVKIIDRKQIENVTDKPILGMVIHSNSKSPIVVLDSPKSRISESIRCIRTNLQFISKDNEKQTLLVTSSLSGEGKTFCSINLASIFALIEKRTLLIGFDLRKPRLYTELGLNNNVGISNYLINRSELEEIIQKTQLPNLDVITAGLIPPNPSELIASERTKQLFSKLKEIYDYIIIDTPPVGLITDAYLLTKYSDVNLFIVRHNQTNKNVFESVFKEFENTHANNIGIIVNDINVDKRVYGYGYRYAYGYGYGYNFNYNKGYGYYDDLKKKNGEKVKNFFFKKLFGA